A region from the Campylobacter blaseri genome encodes:
- a CDS encoding phosphatidylserine decarboxylase: protein MTNLISCIFGKIASIKFPKKVQNFINKSYVNYFKIDMSEFKNYTEYRSLNELFTRTLTKKRELSCSNFISPSDGVVFQTGVSSEFKAFSIKGIDYNIKELLDEDIDDELKYLNIYLSPKDYHHYHSPCDLQILEAKYIPAKLYSVAKSAILKIPNLYAKNERVILKTKLENNKILWLVFVGALNVGKMKFNFDKNIQTNAKKGKNIYKYENLLYKKGEHLGNFELGSTIVILANQDSLNFDTQNSENIKFGQSLGEILS from the coding sequence ATGACAAATTTAATTTCTTGCATTTTTGGAAAAATAGCAAGTATAAAATTTCCAAAAAAAGTTCAAAACTTTATAAATAAAAGTTATGTAAATTATTTTAAAATTGATATGAGTGAGTTTAAAAACTATACAGAATATAGGAGTTTAAATGAACTTTTTACAAGAACTTTAACCAAAAAAAGAGAACTTTCATGCTCAAATTTCATAAGTCCAAGTGATGGTGTAGTTTTTCAAACAGGAGTTAGTTCAGAGTTTAAAGCTTTTAGCATAAAAGGCATTGATTATAATATTAAAGAGCTTTTAGATGAAGATATAGATGATGAGTTAAAATATCTAAATATATATCTTTCTCCAAAAGACTATCATCACTATCACAGCCCTTGTGACTTACAAATTTTAGAGGCAAAATACATACCTGCAAAACTCTATAGCGTTGCAAAAAGCGCGATTTTAAAAATTCCAAATTTATATGCTAAAAATGAAAGAGTTATTTTAAAGACAAAACTTGAAAATAATAAAATTTTATGGCTTGTTTTTGTTGGGGCTTTAAATGTTGGAAAAATGAAATTTAATTTTGATAAAAACATTCAAACAAATGCAAAAAAAGGTAAAAATATATATAAATATGAAAATTTACTCTATAAAAAAGGTGAACATTTAGGAAATTTTGAATTAGGCTCAACTATTGTAATTTTAGCCAATCAAGATAGTTTAAATTTTGATACTCAAAATAGTGAAAATATTAAGTTTGGGCAATCGTTAGGTGAAATCTTAAGCTAG
- the mscL gene encoding large-conductance mechanosensitive channel protein MscL — MSFIKEFKEFAMRGNVIDLAVGVVIGGAFGKIISSLVADIIMPVIGVITGGINFTNLKFILKDAVGETPAITLNYGNFIQISVNFLIIAFCIFMVIKAINSLKRKEEKKEEAPSKAPEDILLLQEIRDLLKNK, encoded by the coding sequence GTGAGCTTTATAAAGGAATTTAAAGAATTTGCTATGCGTGGTAATGTCATCGACTTAGCGGTCGGTGTAGTAATCGGAGGGGCTTTTGGTAAAATTATAAGCTCATTAGTTGCGGATATTATTATGCCAGTTATTGGGGTTATTACAGGTGGTATAAACTTTACTAATTTAAAATTTATATTAAAAGATGCGGTCGGCGAAACTCCTGCTATAACTTTAAATTATGGAAATTTTATCCAAATTAGTGTTAATTTTTTAATAATTGCTTTTTGTATATTTATGGTTATAAAAGCCATAAATAGTTTAAAAAGAAAAGAGGAGAAAAAAGAAGAGGCGCCAAGCAAAGCACCTGAGGATATTTTACTACTTCAAGAGATAAGAGATCTTTTAAAAAATAAGTAA
- a CDS encoding metallophosphoesterase, translating to MYFIAFRAENLNGVLFKASAISTGASFLLFLSSALFSIIGFTTKFVKFSNKRREFLKLSFNISFLIFIFSFLFKGFYNGIKKPFINRVDIKISNLKDDLSLAVLSDIHLGKYLGKSFLELLVDEVNKLNADALLIVGDMFDIKAKDLKDTLNPLNNLKIPCFFVLGNHEYYSGAYELIEVLKKYKVKVLENENLEFKGVNFAGVYDRAGQRFGYLKPNLKKALQNKNENLPTILLAHQPKYIYENVKDEVDLCICGHTHAGQIFPFSLLVLMEQKYLYGLYKEQDKQIYVSSGAGFWGPPVRILAPAEIAFLNLKKG from the coding sequence TTGTATTTTATAGCTTTTAGAGCAGAAAACCTAAATGGTGTCTTATTTAAAGCTTCAGCTATTAGCACAGGGGCTAGTTTTTTACTATTTTTATCATCAGCTCTGTTTTCAATTATAGGCTTTACAACTAAATTTGTTAAATTCAGCAATAAAAGAAGAGAATTTTTAAAATTGTCTTTTAATATCTCATTTTTAATATTTATATTTTCATTTTTATTTAAAGGGTTTTATAATGGGATTAAAAAGCCTTTTATAAATAGAGTTGATATTAAAATTTCAAATTTAAAAGATGATTTAAGCCTTGCCGTGCTTAGTGATATACATCTTGGAAAATATCTTGGAAAAAGTTTTTTGGAGTTATTAGTTGATGAAGTAAATAAACTAAATGCTGATGCCCTGCTTATAGTTGGTGATATGTTTGATATAAAAGCAAAAGACTTAAAAGATACATTAAATCCACTTAATAATCTAAAAATACCTTGCTTTTTTGTTTTAGGAAATCACGAATATTATAGTGGAGCATATGAATTAATTGAAGTTTTAAAAAAATATAAAGTTAAAGTTTTAGAAAATGAAAATTTAGAGTTTAAGGGCGTAAATTTCGCTGGAGTATACGATAGAGCTGGGCAAAGATTTGGGTATTTAAAGCCAAATTTAAAAAAAGCTTTACAAAATAAAAATGAAAATTTACCAACAATTTTGTTAGCACATCAGCCAAAGTATATTTATGAAAATGTAAAAGATGAGGTTGATTTATGTATTTGTGGACATACTCACGCAGGACAAATTTTTCCATTTTCCCTTCTTGTGCTAATGGAGCAAAAATACTTATATGGACTTTATAAAGAGCAAGATAAACAAATATATGTAAGTAGTGGTGCAGGTTTTTGGGGGCCTCCTGTTAGGATACTAGCTCCTGCTGAGATAGCATTTTTAAATTTAAAAAAAGGTTAA
- a CDS encoding Crp/Fnr family transcriptional regulator, translating into MIENIPFFKTLCKKDLDRLGEISFYKSYKKDEILFFEGQSSKWLYLLTKGNIKIYKTSPKGKEIFLREIRPISFVAELANFENIPYPASSIMLTDGEILKIDYSKFRDEFLLKPEICFEMLKSISKKLISMNDVFTKELILDSEGKIAKFICENFEAFTTLKYNQISKILNLSPETFSRIITKFKKDNLLIVNSNQQIVSFNKDSLSKFYIT; encoded by the coding sequence ATGATTGAAAATATACCTTTTTTTAAAACACTTTGCAAAAAAGATTTAGATAGATTAGGAGAGATAAGTTTTTATAAATCCTATAAAAAAGATGAAATTTTATTCTTCGAAGGACAAAGCTCCAAATGGCTATATTTACTAACTAAAGGAAACATTAAAATTTATAAAACTTCCCCAAAAGGCAAAGAGATATTTTTAAGAGAAATTCGCCCTATAAGCTTTGTTGCTGAACTTGCAAATTTTGAAAATATTCCATATCCGGCTAGTTCAATAATGCTGACTGATGGAGAGATTTTAAAGATTGATTATTCTAAATTTAGAGATGAGTTTTTACTAAAACCTGAAATTTGTTTTGAGATGTTAAAATCAATCTCAAAAAAATTAATATCAATGAATGATGTTTTCACAAAAGAGCTTATTTTGGACAGTGAGGGTAAAATTGCAAAGTTTATTTGTGAAAACTTTGAAGCATTTACAACACTAAAGTATAATCAAATTTCAAAGATACTTAATTTATCACCTGAAACATTTTCAAGAATCATCACTAAATTTAAAAAAGATAATCTTTTAATTGTAAATAGCAATCAACAAATTGTATCTTTTAATAAAGATAGTTTAAGTAAATTTTATATAACTTAA
- the gltX gene encoding glutamate--tRNA ligase, with protein MYRFAPSPTGDMHIGNLRVALFNYICAKQSNEKFILRIEDTDKQRNIDGKDEEIKEILTKFGIKWDKLYIQSDNLKFHREFAHKLLMDKKAFCCFCSQEELESKKELAKKENRPYRYEGACDNLSDKEVLNCEKPFVIRMKKPKRTIKYIDEIKGELNFSPEDIDNFVIMRFDKTPTYNFACAIDDMLMDITYIIRGEDHTSNTPKQEYIRKSLGYNKDIKYAHLPIILNKHGKKISKRDDSSSVKWLLEQGFLPEAIINYLILLGNKTPKEIFSLDEAIEWFDIKNLSKSPAKFDIKKLTQLNRDHIKITSNKRLVELFGLDEKYVNLIKFYTQEASLVPEIKDKVLKIYSKKEISDEFKNSAEILRNIIINMEIPNSFEEFKKEIMKLLNLKEENFFMPLRLLITGLDYGPELGELYQYIKDDIKEIVK; from the coding sequence ATGTATAGGTTTGCACCATCGCCAACAGGAGATATGCATATTGGTAATTTAAGAGTTGCTTTGTTTAACTATATTTGTGCTAAACAGAGTAATGAAAAGTTTATTTTACGCATAGAGGACACAGATAAACAGAGAAATATAGATGGAAAAGATGAAGAAATCAAAGAAATTTTAACTAAATTTGGAATAAAATGGGATAAATTATATATACAAAGTGATAATTTGAAGTTTCATAGAGAATTTGCACATAAACTTTTAATGGATAAAAAGGCATTTTGCTGTTTTTGTTCACAAGAGGAGTTGGAAAGCAAAAAAGAGTTAGCCAAAAAAGAAAATAGACCTTACAGATATGAAGGAGCTTGTGATAACTTATCAGACAAAGAGGTTCTAAATTGCGAAAAACCATTTGTAATTCGTATGAAAAAACCAAAAAGAACTATAAAATATATTGATGAAATTAAAGGTGAACTTAACTTTAGCCCAGAAGATATTGATAATTTTGTTATAATGAGATTTGATAAAACTCCAACTTATAATTTTGCTTGTGCCATTGATGATATGTTGATGGATATAACTTATATAATTAGAGGCGAAGATCATACAAGCAACACACCAAAGCAAGAGTATATTAGGAAATCTTTAGGGTATAATAAAGATATAAAATATGCACATTTGCCAATTATTTTAAATAAGCATGGTAAAAAAATAAGCAAAAGAGATGATAGCTCATCTGTAAAATGGCTTTTAGAACAAGGGTTTTTGCCAGAAGCTATAATTAATTATCTAATTTTACTTGGTAATAAAACTCCAAAAGAGATTTTTAGTTTAGATGAAGCTATAGAGTGGTTTGACATTAAAAATTTATCGAAAAGTCCAGCTAAATTTGATATAAAAAAATTGACTCAATTAAATAGAGACCATATTAAAATTACTAGCAATAAAAGGCTTGTTGAATTATTTGGTTTAGATGAAAAATATGTAAATCTAATAAAATTTTACACTCAAGAAGCAAGTTTAGTACCTGAAATTAAAGATAAAGTTTTAAAAATATATAGCAAAAAAGAGATTTCAGATGAATTTAAAAATAGTGCTGAAATTCTAAGAAATATCATTATAAATATGGAAATTCCAAATAGTTTTGAAGAGTTTAAAAAAGAGATTATGAAGCTTTTAAATTTAAAAGAAGAGAATTTTTTTATGCCGCTTCGTTTGCTAATTACAGGTTTAGATTATGGACCTGAATTAGGCGAACTTTATCAATATATAAAAGATGACATTAAGGAGATAGTTAAATGA
- a CDS encoding type II secretion system protein: MKKAFTMIELIFVIVILGILAAVVIPRLAVARDDAKISKFSQNLSMTITDCISFYISQGKYDKDISKMTNVDVVNKKDYTAELAMNDVSCVKIVLYNENDTKNGINKGSLEVIPINKDNVICKKLHLIPSIKNHLQAKRYIINNTIN; encoded by the coding sequence ATGAAAAAAGCTTTTACGATGATTGAACTAATATTTGTCATAGTAATTTTAGGAATACTTGCAGCTGTCGTAATCCCAAGATTAGCAGTAGCAAGAGATGATGCAAAAATTAGTAAATTTTCTCAAAATCTTTCTATGACAATAACAGATTGTATCTCTTTTTATATATCACAAGGCAAGTATGACAAAGATATATCTAAAATGACAAATGTTGATGTTGTGAATAAAAAAGACTATACTGCAGAACTTGCTATGAATGATGTAAGTTGTGTTAAAATAGTTTTGTATAATGAAAATGATACAAAAAATGGTATAAATAAAGGCTCTTTAGAAGTTATTCCTATAAATAAAGATAATGTAATTTGCAAAAAATTACATTTGATTCCTTCTATAAAAAATCATCTTCAAGCTAAAAGATATATAATTAATAATACAATAAATTAA
- a CDS encoding YggT family protein — MIMQAFLVAVAEIVSTLITAYIFVIIIGAVMSFVNPDPYNKFVQIIYRLTEPVYAYIRRYIRTTFGGLDFAPLIVLLALQFFNKFLLSLVFVYAAKM; from the coding sequence ATGATAATGCAAGCATTTTTAGTAGCAGTTGCTGAGATAGTAAGTACACTTATAACCGCTTATATTTTTGTTATAATAATAGGTGCCGTTATGAGCTTTGTAAACCCAGATCCATATAATAAGTTCGTTCAGATAATTTATAGGCTAACTGAACCTGTTTACGCATATATAAGAAGATATATTCGAACGACTTTTGGTGGGCTTGATTTTGCACCACTAATAGTTCTTTTGGCGCTTCAGTTTTTTAATAAATTTTTACTCTCTTTAGTATTTGTATATGCTGCTAAAATGTAA
- a CDS encoding type II secretion system protein → MKKMKYGFTMMELVFVIVILGILSAVAIPRLAVSRDDATVAKIRADLSAIRSGISLKKSENLMSGNVATPKLGDFFENVLSKPLSKGDSRNGWTKNSDNSYTACVAGQCATFTYYETKQTIKVGTKDQNVSAGTLLCQGKNCHLFE, encoded by the coding sequence ATGAAAAAAATGAAATATGGTTTTACAATGATGGAGTTAGTTTTTGTTATAGTTATTTTGGGAATTTTATCTGCTGTTGCTATTCCTAGGTTAGCTGTAAGCAGAGATGATGCAACTGTTGCAAAAATTAGAGCTGATCTATCAGCCATTAGAAGCGGAATATCATTAAAAAAATCTGAAAATTTGATGTCTGGAAATGTTGCAACTCCTAAACTTGGAGATTTTTTTGAAAATGTGCTAAGCAAGCCGTTATCAAAAGGTGATTCAAGGAATGGGTGGACAAAAAATAGTGATAACTCTTATACCGCCTGCGTTGCTGGGCAATGCGCTACATTTACATACTATGAAACCAAGCAAACTATAAAGGTAGGCACAAAAGATCAAAATGTAAGTGCTGGTACTTTATTGTGTCAAGGTAAAAATTGCCATCTTTTTGAGTAA